GATATGATTCCGAAGAAATTCATACTCTAATAAGAGAAGAGATAAAAGCAGATTCAATAGTACCTTTGAGAGAAAGAAAAAGAAAGAGAATAAACGGAAAATATAGAAAACAATTAAACAAAGACTTTGATAAGATCAAATACAATAGAAGGAATATAGTAGAGACAATAATATCTGTTGTAAAAAGAAAATTTGGAGAAACATTAAGAGCAAGAAAGGTTAGAAATCAAGTAAAAGAAGTAAAAGTTAAACTAATAGTCTATAATATAAACAAAAAAGTAATACAATTATTATGGATTAAATTAAGGATTTCTACAGAGCCGAAACTTCTTTAAGCCTGCAAGTTCTTCTCGCGCATCTTCAAGCCTTGATTCAATATTATCCTTTTTAACGTTAATCACCTTTTAAGAAACAAGTTTTTTCACAAAATTTTTCACAAGACTTTTCAAAAAAGGCTTGAGCGAAACCGTTGCGCCGGTTTATCACGCCATCATGCCGGTTTTTGATCAAACTTTTTTCTAAAAAGTTTGCGGTCAAGCCTTTTCGTAAAAGGGTTGCAGTGCAACGGTTTTGGTCAAGCGATGCCACACTTGCAGTTCAACGGTTTAATTACAACTTTTAGTCATATTCTAACCTAATATCCGTAACATTTAATTACTAGCATTTCTCTTTATGATAAACCCAAGGCTTGATGACATTTATAATTTTGCACCTTCAGGCCTCAAGGAATATCAAATATCTTCAAGTATCATTGAGAATTATCAATTTAACGTTATCGAGTCAGGAAATACCTGTTTGAATACTTGCTTATTGGGACTTGCCGGATAGAAGAAAAAATCCGCGGCAACCGGCAGTATCCAGCAACAAGCAAATACTTGTTACAATGTGATAAATTACAAATAATTCAGAGAAAATTAAGATAAAAATTTTAGCGAGGAATGATAATGGGCAAAACCGGCAGCATTGAATGGGTAAAGGTAAAAGGCAGAAAAGGCAGAGTAATTAAGGTCCCGAAATCAAATGCTCAAAAAGCACACCCAGGACCTGCACAGCGATTTACTTCTTCTGGTCATAAGAGGCGCTTTATCAGAAGATCTCCAAAAGCCCTTGTAAAGTGATTTTAAGGGCTTTTAATTTTAACTTTTTTAATTTTCTTTTAAGCGTTCAGAAGTATTTTTAATATTTTTAAGGAATTCTAAATATTTTCTTCAGAAAATAGGTTTTTTCCTTTAAATAGCAGGGTTTGAAAAGGAGAAATTTTGAAAAATACAGGGCTTTTATTCTATCAAAAAGACATCCACTTCTTCTCCCTCATCATACCCTTCAATATCTTCGGGCACAAGCACGTACCCATCAGCCTTTGCAACCGAACTAAGGATCCCTGCTCCAGCCCCTGTAAGGGGGCGAACCTTATCCCCCTCAAAGACAACGCGGATAAAATTAACGTATCCTATTTTAGAACTGATTTTT
This region of Methanosarcina flavescens genomic DNA includes:
- a CDS encoding DUF5350 domain-containing protein, whose product is MGKTGSIEWVKVKGRKGRVIKVPKSNAQKAHPGPAQRFTSSGHKRRFIRRSPKALVK